CTGCCTCTCAAGATGGTGGCTTCAAGAAAAGATGGGGAGATGACGGGGGCAGAGGGCGGGATGCTGGGTgggcatcccattttgccaaagcaaaatgaagcaccagggGGAGGGGACaatgtttggtgcttcatttcaacaAAATGAGAACCACAGACCGATCCACAAAGTGATTTATGAACCAGACAGTTCATtgatttttctggttcgtggttcagttcatgcccatctctaatatcaaTAATAAAAGGAACAGGTTTTTGGTAATTTTAATGCCAATGAATTACTCTTTGTGTTccgtatttatttttttatttatttgttctgtttctgtgccagctttCTCCCAGTGTATGTGTGTAGAGGGAATCACTCTTCAGATTCTGCAACAAATTTCACCATGCActacttttaaaacatcactttCACCGCTGTCGGCAAAGCTGGAAAGAACAGCAGAGCTTTAATGCATTATATGCCACTGCCCATTGGCACTGCCCGTTGGCACTGTCCATGTGTGTCCATGTACATGCAGAGGCACACTCAATGTCAAAAGCACAACTCCTTGCAATGTGCATTGAAGAAGCAGATCCCTGGATTTCTCAGGGCTTCCCTCCACAAACGCCTGTCATCCGTGTTGGCTGAGACACTGCCCGGTTTATCACGGGCAAAGAAAGGTGGTTTGGTGACGCCACAACTTCATTCTTCCATTTCGAGCAGTGTTGAACAATCAATGCAGGACCCTCACCCTTGCTCAGGAGCGATGGGCCCAGAAAGGCTGCCTTATACAGAGTCAGATCCTTTCTCCATTTAGACCAGTATTGCCAACTCAGGCTGGCAGTGAGCATTGCTCCCCAGGGTTTGAGCCAGGACTTTTTCCTAGCCCTTCTTGGAAATGCTAGAGGTAAAAACTTGgcaccttctgcatgcaaaacttATGCTCTCCCACTGAGCTACATCTGCAATTCTTCCAAGGGCAAAAGACGAGgctgggagaaaaacaaaacaaaagggcaaTCAATATGCCTCTTACACAATCTGTTCCTAGAAGCTACTTGGGAAAAACATGGTAGAGAAGTTGGCTGTGGGTGGGGATGTCTCTTGGAGCTCCCTGAACAATAAAGGAAACATCTCTTGAAAAATGGAGGCAGAGGGACACCTAGTGGTTCGAGACTGGAGGCACctatttttattacaaaatataaatcTCCTGGGAGGGTGATCGCTCTTGTACGCACTCCAAAGGCAAGTGATGcctctgttattgttgtttagttgttaagtcaggtctgactcttcgtgaccccatggaccagagcacgccaggccctcctgtcttccactgcctcctggagttgggtcagattcatgttggtcacttcggtgacacagtccaaccatttcgtcctctgtcatccccttctcctcctgccctcacactttcccaacatcagggtcttttccagggagtcttctcttctcataagatggccaagtattggagcctcagcttcaggatctatccttccagtgagcactcagggttgatttcctgcagaatggataggtttgttctccttgcagtccaggggactcttaagagtctcctccagcacaattcaaaagcatcagttctttggcggtcagccttcttgatggtccagctggttggacagtgtcaccgaagctaccaacatgaatttgaccaaactcatgaagagttggacatgacttaatgactaaacaacaaaaacaacaacaaatgatagGCACAGATGAAGTTGATGAGTTTACATTGGTTTTGAGAAGAACCGGCCTCTGATCCATGTTTTTCTGCCATGGTAGTGCCATGCAGCAGTGGGCTTGGTACAAAGGGAATCGTTGTTCTTCAAAGAGTAGGGAGACAGAGAGACCTCAGGTAAACTCCATGTGGGCATGAAGCTTtccgttcttcttcgtggtccctGTGAATCGCACGCATGGGGCTTTTCTGCACATCCATGGAACCTTGGAATCCCGAAGCTTCCATGGAACGCAAGATGGGAGcagccttccccctccctccgaGTAGAACACCGTGCCCAACGGTCACTCTCCTCACTTCTTTTCAGCCGTTGGTGACTGAAGTTGGTGTTTCCTAGCAGCTCCTACTTACCTCAGTCTTCAGATTCCCAACCTTCCCATTTTCCTGTGAATCCAACCCTTCTGATTTTCCTAAACCTTGGAGAGtcccaaagaagaaaaaagagaaaaaggagagttATTTTTTTGTTCCCAGTTCCTTGAACATTTTTCTTCCAAATTCATGGCTTCCAAGGAGCCCCCATTCAAAAGATGCTTGGACTGTTCAGCTAAAATGGCCATCAGCGATGGCCATTCGCGCTGCTTGTATTGTCTGGGTGAAGCCCACCAGCCCTGGATCTGTCGTCATTGTCGAAAATTCACTAAGCTCGAATTGAAGGACCGGAAATGTGACCTTAGAATCTACCTGATGGAGGAAGCACTACAGCCTCCGGATTTGCCCCCCTCACTGCCAACCCCCAGATCACTGATTTTGGGGTGTAAAACAATCTCTAAAAAAGTAAGGATGGACAAGGCAGTTGCTGAACCGTTGAAGCAGTTAGAAGAGGACAGGAGTTCTAAAGAGTCAGAAGATCTGGCAGTTCAGTCAGACAGACCTTCAACTTTGATGCCTATCCCTCAACCAGCTAAGCAAAAACCACCAGCTTCTGGAAGACCACCCAAGCGACCTACATGCTCGGTATTCATCCGTCTGATCTATCTAAAGCCATATTGTCTGTGATCATGATGAGAATCTTTAAGCCTTCAGGCCACAGGTGGACCCCAAAGGCTGTTTTTGCAGCCCTTGGAGCACCCTTCCTCAGAAAAACATCCCTCCCCCCCAGGGAAAATAAGCTCCCAAAAGGAGAGGCTGAGGAAGGATTTTGACTTGTTGAGTTTTACTTTGCTTTTAAATTGAGGAGGCTGCTCGAGACCATTCTGGAGATGCAGAAATGGTGCGCAGACACACAGGCAGCCATCCACTGAAGCCTACTACTATCAGTCACAGGCAAAGTAAACACTTCCGTGGTCCTGGGATTCTGGGGATTCACCTGTGGAGCTTGCTTTATGGAAATTGGGTGCTTGGCCTGGCCTTGTAATCCCCAGGTTGCTCAATTGGTCTGCATTGGTCAACAGCAGTGTACGATACTGGAAGAGAACTTAATCACACACATTTCCAATTTAGGAGAACGCACAGTATAGATTTGTGCTTGCTTTTAATGCTGTGCAAGAAATCTGCATTGCTGTCACCAGTGGAAAACCCTAGCAACCTACCATAGTTCTCTCAGGGCACGTGCTGGCAGCCAGATCCTGTGCATGCTGCGTTCACTAACCTTTCTCAAGTTCTTAGTGCAGAAGAAAAATCTTTCTGCAAAATACTTGGGAAATCTAAACTGAATTAGGCAAAGTAAGCGGTATCAAACAGATTTTGCATAACCTTTACAAATCATGGAATGTAGGTTTCTGATTGCAGAACTGGGGTTAGTTTGGTgccaatttttatttcttttttccctgtTGACTCATTATTATCTAGCATTGGAGTATCCACAGTGTAAGTGGCAATTGATTTTATGAGATAAGGGAAGATAGGTGCTCACTCCAAAGAATGAAATGGGCAGGTTGGAAGTTTATTATATTTTCCTTTCAACTGGCTTTTCTCCTACCCTAGAGCCAGGTGGAAAAGAGGGGGCcccatgcaaaaaaggaaaagaagtctCCCAAAGGCAGGGATGAGCATGGGAATGGAGTCTCTCCCCCTCGGCAATCAGACAAGCAGTCTGTGGAAGACGTTCAGAGAAACTCAACTTAGGAAAGATTTTTTGTATACTAAGACTtttggcaaagcagctgaagTTTGGCTAGGAGGCATTCTTTTTGCTTCACTGGCTGCCTTCTAATTTAAACTCCAATTTTTAAAGTAGtgtcattgtttttaatttaatgcttTTCATTGAGTGGCTTTGTCCTCCTTGAGATCTTTCCGAGGAAAGGAGGGATGAGAAATGATTGAAACGAAATCGATGGGTTGGatgtccttctcttctctctaggTGGATGGAGTGGATCAGAGCCCTgcgagaaagaagcagaagacaaaggaggacgaggaaggcaaagaaaaggggACTGCGAgtaaaaaggagaaggaaggagagaaaaagagaatgaaaacaaAGGGCAAAAGAGAGAAGGTACACAAGACACCTGTTGCACAGAACTGGACAGGGTCTGTCCCTTTCTTCCTGCTTACACCAGCAGAGGCCCTTTTGGCTGCCCTCACATGACTCACTTGCATATGGGTTAACAACTGGGCCTTTGCATGTGTTGGGGGTCTATCTATTGCCATTAGAACACCACAGGTgggccttttcttcctccttgctgCATCTCCAAAACAGGACACCTTCAAGGATGCTGTTCACAGGTGGGTCAGCAAGCACAAAGCTTTTTGAGACCATTCCCGTTGCTCCTAATATCCCCCttgtctccatcttcttttccctcagcaagaaCAGAGGAAAAAGGAGACTGCAGGGGATGAAGACCACTTGGAGCCTTCTGAGTCCACAGAGGAGTCTACAGTGTCTCAGGTCCCTCATGGCCCTCCTCCTGAGAAGCTCCACCCGTCTCCACCTCATCCTCCCCAGGGGCACAACGAACCAACGGGACAATCAATGCCACCCAACCATCCTCAGCCGTGAAGCTTGGTGAAGCAGAAGCCGCTGAGCAAGACCGGTCTGATTTTCCTTTGACGTGCGACAGTGAAGCCCTGCCCTTCTCGATTTGTGTTTGCTCTCTTGCCATTTGTGCTCCCATCCTGTCTTTTTCtaaaccatttctttttcttctcactgGACTCTTGTTTGGGTCTAATGGTTGCTGATTTCTATAGTTGATCCTAGCCCTTGAAATCCCTTATTGGCACTAAGTAGCATACTTATAACCACATCTGAATGACTTGCCACAGCATAGTCTTTATTCTAaactttatatattttatatactttaTAGTTATAGTTGATATGTACCAAACACTAAAATATAattgggggtgggttgggggtgggtggagagggaagcaactttctgttctttcaatctttggaataaaatgaaattaaatcaacAATGGAGGAGGCCTCTTTTGACCCTCGGCCATTCTACCCGTGCCCTCCAGAGCCCTGAGGTCCCCCCCACAACTCTCTTGATCCCCAATTCTAGAAAGGAACACCACTCTTAGCAACTGAGTGATTACAATGCCTCAAGGGAAGAAAAAGGCCTTCCTGGGAAGGGCAGAACTGGTAGGAGGGTCCCCCCAGGGCTGAAAAAGTGCTCCCCATAAGAGACACCCACCTCACCTCCTTTGACAGCCCTGCCTAGAGAAGTTTGACTCTGATCTTCAGCAGGATGATGGTAGAGCAGCTTAGCAGGCAATGAGTTCCACCTGCTCTTAAGATACCTGTACTATCATCAATCTATACCCAAGATTTTGGTCtgcttttggtatttttttcccattttgaagTTCATGCCTGTCTGGACTGCCAACAACAAACGAGGGGTCAAGGTACTTTATTTCCAAATGGAGTCAAATTGGTTTGATGGTAGGTAAGGTTGGCTTCATAGCAGACACACTTCtcagatttgtttttattattattattattattatgaatgtGAGAGCGCACATTACTGAGTTATTCTCTGCAACTTACTTTTGCAAGGTTGGCCCAAGAGGTTTTATTGGCCGAAGGAAAAGATGAAAGGGTGCCTCCGCACGCAGACACGCCTCCCACTTACAGCAGCTGGCCAGACTGGTAGTTGAATTATTACCTCAGCTTGACTGAACCGTATCCTCTCCAACATCCTCCACCACACCCGAGAGGAAACACTAGCTTAGATGTTCAGAACAGGCCACTTTGGACACTCGGCCGTGTCTGCCAACAGGAGGAGAAGACAAGGGACTGTTGCCCCACTGCCCTtcttctgcctagaaaaccctgaagagtcACTGTTAGCCATagttgacttgacaacacacagtcattgttgctgttgttgccaacatccaaacatttcttcatattcagaatgaaaagaacttgaaaagtctttttttaatAAGGACACATGGGGAAGAAACTGAACTGTCAAATTTATCCATACACGTTTTAGGACTCTTGAGTGCTTCATTCTTAAAAATCTTGCGTAGGATCCTCATATTACTCAGCCATGTTGCATTTGAATAAAAGCTGCCACTTTTTTGTGagtggctcctcatctttaaTATGCACATGGGAGGCAAGCAGTGGAAGATTTATGATTTATGATTTCTTGGGAATGGTGATGTGGcttagtccactggttcttaacctttgttactcggatgcttttgaactgcaactcccagaaaccccagtcaggacagctggtggtgaaggcttctgggaggtgcagaccgaaactcctgagtaacccaaggttaagaaccagtggcttggTCCAAATTTTATGGgcgctgtccaaggtcctgaaccctttttccccaaaacagatTCAACACTATGGAAAACCCCTTTCAAATTTAGCCTAAAGCTGGAGTGGATTGACTATCTCCTCCCCACCGAAATGGAGTCATCATGGGAATGAACCACTGTCAGTCCACCAGGTTTTCCATGGttctgagccctgcctcctccagcaggcacccccACAGAGACGGTGCTCtgtggaggtggggcagggaaagtCGGGTAATACCTCGGAGTGGATGCCTGCCAGAGGGGGTGGGGCTTGGAACTGCAGAATACCTGTTGGATCTGCAGGTGAATTAGCACAAACTGACAGGTCATGACCATCTGTAGTCATCAGCCTTCACTTCAGGCAAGCACCACATGCAGGAAATGCTCTGCCtactttgctccccccccccccagcaggtgGGTGAACCATGTTACATTTCAGTTTGGGTACGGATCAACTTTTGCAGGCAACATATTCAAGATGAAAATGACCCTTGAGGGTTACGAAACCGGaagacagaagaaagcaaaagtggTGGATTTCGTCGTTCCCTAATTTGTAGCCATTCCGTCATTGCCAAAAGTTCTTAATAAAGGAGAAACTGTTATAAGTCAACAATGCTGGGTTTAGGGGCACCAAACCCACGTGCAGTTTCAAAATTTGTGTTTAAAAAAGGCTTTATCAGACGGGGGAAATGGAGGCATGATCTCTCCTCCTACCTTCTACCCCACTGGAGCAGTGTGCTATTGTGATCTTCCCTGGCCCTCCCCACCATGCCCCTCCCTGGCCATCAAAGGGAGCCACCATgccaggagggggggggctggggtCTCTGCATCGTCAGCAACAGGTCCAAGGACCATCTTTTTctggccacttcctggagacaaatagcagcacCATATTGATTGTTTATATTTCGAATTGGAACATTCATTTATTGATTGAAATAAAAATCCATCTATAACCAACACAGTGCTGCTTGGACCCACGCAATTCAAAGGAGAAGTTTATtgcttttttattccatttatgtGACATGTTTGCCTAGAACCTAAGATGGCCCTTGGTCTGTATTTTTGCCCTGTCTTCTTCAGGCTaaactttctcttttcttccaacCTTCTTCAGAGTAAGGCTGCTCCCAAGCAACTGTATTTTATAGCGTAATTTCACTACTTTCTTTACCAGATTTTACAGGAGGCCCAGGCTTTCTTATCTTCCACCTGCACCCCTCCCTTAACTGACCATGTCTTCTCTCTTATAgttcaaaaggaggaggaaacacaTTTTCTACCTTTGTCCAGAGCTCACAAAAATTACTTTCTGAACCCAAACTCCCACATTCCCTATACAGCATGCTAAATCCCAGGGGATTATGTAAATTGtagtcttttttttaaggaacaggCTTTGATTTCAGCCACAGTTGTTGAAATTCCTATAGAGGTCTTGCTACCTATTCAAAAACACACCCTGATGCCTTGaacctgggggggaaaaaagaacacaaCTGAGACAGGATGCTTCTGTGTTCATATGGAAtggttctttttattattattattacagtttaATCTCACAGTTGGCAGCATTATATGAGCGTAAAGCACTAGACAGGACTGGAAAAGGCCTCTGGAGAAAGCATGCAAACACTGCTGTAAGCAAAAAACAATCCGACAATCATCCGTGGTGGCTTCGCAGTTCCAAACTCGCCCTTCCTTCATTTggtcagggtggggtgggtggggggtggggcgaGTCTGCCAAGTCGTAGCACGTGCGTGTGTGAGCGTGTTGCATTTGGTtccggtttgtttgtttttcttcccgaatgcttgtttttttttaaacttttttttttaaatcattacattaaaaaataagaTCTGTAACTTTAGTAAAATCCAGCAAAATAGCTGATTTTTCTGGTGCAgtcttgaaataataataattaaaaaaaaaacccaactgaaaaaattaaaacttaacaaaacttgtattattatttttttttttttaaaaagtaggagaCAAGTTGCTGCCTGGGACAGtgtgggatttccagcagttgcAGAATTACTGGGAGGGCAGGGAAATTCACTACATTGCCCTCCCCTCCaccaacagccccccccccgtgaaatATCTTCCCTGCTCATCTGTCCTCTTTGTCCTGTTTCAGCAGGATGGGCACCCTTCTCATCCTTCCCAAGAACCGAAGGCGCCCAGGTCTGGTTCCTGGGAAATGTTAAAAGGTAGAAGGGAAATGGGAAGACGAGGGAGGGTGATGCATGGCGGGAAATTCATAGGGGAAGGTGTAGAAACATGCTACTAAAATGCCGTTGCACCTTTCCCTGGTGAATTTCGGTTCTTActacaaagagggaaggaagagggagagagagagagatggccatTCCACTGTTTCGCCTTGCTTGTACATCCTTCTGTTAAAGAAAAGACAGATGAGGGTGCCCACCGAAAGAGGAACCAATCTCCCCACCCACCAGCCGGGGTGCGTGGGGGATATGCATCAAGTCCAATATGTTTTCTCTGAGTATAGTCCCTTGAGTGGAGCAATTCtgattcctggggggggggggaatgaaaaaaatgaaaaaaacaaaacaaaagagacccACATTGCTTCAGTCGGTCCCTTACCCAGCCTTCCCCCTGACACATGTGCACGGGAGGTGGATCACAGGAAGTGATGGAGAAGGCGTGTCCAAAGGAAGCCCCGCCCTCTGGTCCGACCTCACAGGTAAAGCTCGCTGGCTTTGATATGCTCTAGCTGTTCCCGTAATTGGTGGAAAGAGGGCCGGTGAGAAGGATCTAAGTTCCAGCACTTTTTCATCACATCGTAGACAACCTGGGGGCAGCCATCGGGGGCGTCCATCTTGTACCCCTTCTCCACGCGAGAAGCCACCTCCTTCAGAGGCTGCagcagggaggaaagagagaaaaaaaaaccttcagaagaaaggcaaaatcccaagaaacaaaacaatacgagaaaaaggacaaaaacaggcagcaccttaaagactacccattatattttaatgtaagcttattattataataataataataataataagaataagaataagaataagaataagaataataataataataataataataataataataataataataataataagaagaagaagaagaagaagaagaagaagaagaagaactattattattattattattattattattattattattattattattattattattattattattattattattattattgacattgtaagtatatacatcgTATACGCacacaacgaaattcacacaggcacccagagaccagacccacatgcacacacatgagaATTCCCCAAAACACTCCAGACCcgctaaaaatcccccactaagaatacaaacatctacaccgcaggccaagcaacacagtccaactaactattcactactggtggtctttaagctcattattaggTGCAATTAtcgctctgggataaaaactgttcagaaaacgtgtggtctgagtcttaaagATTcagtatcttctgccagacggcaacagttcaaaaaagttataagcaggatgggaagagtctctaaggatgttgtgtgacttcctcagacagcgggatgtgaagatgtcatccagggttggtagctggagcccgatgatattctgggcaattttaatggttctctgtagagcttttttgtccgctacggagctactcccaaaccatgccagaatgccataggttaggacactctcaatggtgctacgatagtaggacagaagtaaatgctgtgataaatttaacttcccgagcattctcaggaaatacagcctcttctgtgccttcttcattagcatgttggcatttatagtccatgagaggtcctctgagatgtaagtgcccagaaatttaaaactaccaactctctccaatAACATTTAGAacgtgaaactgatatttcatctacatttcattccatttcattctgtctcttaatgtttgacaaagtggacgtgtccatgaaagctcaccttaaaatataatGGTACGTCTCTAAAGCGCCgcctgtttttgtcctttttctttgattggtttatcttgttttgtttctttggatttttgcctgatatgcttgcatagactTAGGCTAAAACTTCAAGACAAAACTGGGATTCAACGTACGGCTGAATTTTAGACAAAAAttgggatccccccccccgggaaggaaCCTGTGATACCACCACCTGCGACAAGGTACTTTCCAAGACCATGTGAATATAACAACATAAACAGTTAAAAACCACTGCAAAGACTTGGAACAACATTACTTTCCTGATGTAATGAGCAATGCTTTCTAGTTCCTTTCTGCAAGTTATGAATAAAGGGCACTTTAGAGGTAATTTGACAGAAATAGTTTTGAAGTTTTAGGCTATTCTCTTATGAATCCAAGGATTacccctgccaaaaaaaaaaaaaaccctaataaaaGTAATGTGGAAAGGCTATCTCTGAGCAGTGCAACGATTAAGAGCAAATATTACTTTACAAACATTTTAACAGGAGATGAGAATAACATACTTAAAAATAACAACTTCTCAACCTCTGGTTTAGAGGCAGGGGACACACAAAAATGTTCCTTGAAAAGGGCTTGTTAAAACGAGGTAGGGAAAGGTTTTGGTCTCATTCCAATGCCTACATTGTGTTTTATGCTGTCAAGTGAGAACCAAcgtatagcaaccctaagagggctttcaaggtaagtaaaacACTCCAGGAGCGGTTTTGCTGGTTCCAACACCCCCCACAAGTGAATTTCCATGCCCAAGTGGGAGGTTTCCGTGGTCCCTCCCAGCTGCCCTGTGCAAACAGCCGCCGGCGCTGCGCAGCCTCCACTTACAATTCTTGGATAAGGCACTCGTCCAAAGGAGTAAATTTCCCAGAGAAGAACCCCGAAGCTCCACACGTCTGATTTGGTGGAAAATTTCTGCCAAGACGAAAACTTCAGTCAACAGATTCGTAAACAAAGAGCCGCGTCATTGAGAGAAACAGTGGCCAGCGATGGTACCAAGTTTACCCCAAGGTGGTGAAAATGAGGCCTCCAGTCCTTTCCCCCCCGCCCCAGGGCTTTTAGCACTAGGGACGGCCCATGGCCAAATTCTCCACGCATCGGGCTTCATATTCATTCAGCACCAGATTTCAGTTTATGCCTCCAGCAGCAGCCCCTGCATTCGCTCTTTCCAATTTGCCTGCAAAGCCCCTCTGCATTTAGCGAGGAGTGGTACAGGACTTATACGTGGTATGAATTGTCAAGATGCCGAACCTTCTACGATTTTCAGAATTGAGAATATATTTGCCTGTctcaaagcaaagcgtgctgcttatatactgccccatagtgtttaaagcactctctgggttatTAAAATTTTAATGGTGCAGGCTGCACATTACTCCTCCCCACCCACAGTGAGGatactgggtactcaatttactgacctaagaaggatggaaggtggagtgaacctcaagccggccACCTGGaactgaactcaggttgtaagcacagttttgactgcaggactgcagtttagccactgcatcACAAGGTTCCTTGTTTCAAACTGCTATCAATTGTATTATATATTGAGCTCTGCCTTCTCTCTAAGAAAGTAGGGGAAAGTTGTAACCCTTTACACATGGGTGGTGTGTAAGGAAGTTCCAGAGGTTTCGGGAACAACTCCCTTTCCCCAGAGTCCTGGGGGATGCACTGACCTCCCCACTCCCAAAATGACagggatgggggagggggaaacctaACGAAAGCAAAGCACAAGAGCTGTAAGTCCACTTTTAGTTTTGtacaaacactttaaaaatacactttaaataaaaacagcagtgtCTGTGTGCATGGTTCTCACAACTAGACTAGGGAGACAGGTGTGATGATGGAGAAGGGTAGGAATATTAAGAAATTTGTCTCTTAGGTTGTTCTTGTCCAACAAGAACTGCATTGGACAAGCTTACTGATAGCTCTGCCTCCTTGCCTCCAAGACTCAGGTGTGACTGCTAACTTTGGAATGAGACAGACATTTGCAGTCTTAAAACCATCATTTTAAATGCAAGGAGCTTCATagcgtagtggttaaactgcaatactgcagccaaaactctgctcatgacttggaTTGAatcccaggcagccggctcaaggttcactcagccttccaccc
The Pogona vitticeps strain Pit_001003342236 chromosome 12, PviZW2.1, whole genome shotgun sequence genome window above contains:
- the LOC144584625 gene encoding uncharacterized protein LOC144584625, giving the protein MQQWAWYKGNRCSSKSRETERPQVDGVDQSPARKKQKTKEDEEGKEKGTASKKEKEGEKKRMKTKGKREKQEQRKKETAGDEDHLEPSESTEESTVSQVPHGPPPEKLHPSPPHPPQGHNEPTGQSMPPNHPQP